The sequence TGGGTTCAGGGTTGAGTTGGGCGAAATTGAATCTCGTCTACAAAAGATCACAGGTTCAGAGCAGTGCGCGGTAATCGCTTGTGACAGCCCTTCAGGTAAACAGCTAGTGGCGTACATTCAAAGTGATAATGTGCTGTCTAGCGAAGGTGCTTTACAAGATCTTGCGAAAGATCTTCCCGATTACATGGTGCCTAGCCAAGTTGTCAAAATGGATAAGATTCCACTGACTCCAGCAAGTAAAGTGGATAAGAAACGCTTACCAATGCCGAATTGGCAAGAGGTTGTCAGCGCAGACTATATTGCGCCAATCGGTGAGATTGAGTTGGCTTTAGCAAAGCAGTGGCAAGCGCTGTTTGATAAAGAACAGATAAGCCGTGAGGATGATTTCTTTGCCTTAGGTGGTCAGTCGTTACTGGCGACCCAGTTAGTTGGAAGGCTGAGTCAACAAGATGACATCAGATTATCATTACTGGCGGTGTTCGATGCACCAGTGCTTAAAGATCTTGCTGCTCAATGTATGTTTACAGATGTTAGAAATAGGGGAGAAATCGTCTCTTTAGCGCGAGCTTCAAGGCTACCTTATATGCCAGCCTCCGCTGTGCAGAAGCGTTTATGGTTCGTGCAACAACTGTTGCCAGCCAGTGCTGCTTACCACATGCCTCTAGGACTTAAGTTCACGGGCAATGTGAACGTTGCCGCCCTTGAGCGTGCAATCAATGTGTTAGTTGAACGCCATGAGATCTTGAGAACTAACTTCAGTCAGGTTGAAGGTGAGCTCATGCAGTCTATCCATCCTGAGCGTGAAATCTGCCTTGGGATGCACGAAAGCTTAGTGTCCGATGAACAAAGACTCTTAGCATATAAAGAACTGATCGCTAAATCGTTTGATTTCGCTGAAGGCCAGTTGATTCGCTTTGATTGGATAGTAAGAGCTACCGAGCGATCTACTGGTGTTGAACAGGCTGAGCTACTGATTGTAGCGCACCATATTATCTCTGATGGGATATCGATGCAGTTGCTACTAAAAGAGTTAGCTCATTGTTATCAATCGATGATTTCTGAATATGCGGAAAGTGCGGAAAGTGGAAGAGTCTCAGCTTTTGAGCCTACTGCTATTGATGACCTTCAATATGTAGATTATGCGAACTGGCAGAAGCAGTGGCTTGCGTCCGACGAAGCGAGTGAGGAAAAAGCATGGTGGTTGGACGCGTTGAAATACGATATTGACCCTCTAGTGCTGCACAGTGATGTTCCTAGAGAACAAACTGAAACACAAGGCAACCGACTTCACTTTGAACTGACGAATGAGCAAGTTTCTAATATCACTGAATTGGCAACGTCGCATAACACGACTCCTTTCACTGTAATGCTGACACTGTGGCATTTGTTGATACACAAGTATTCCGGCCAAGAGCAAGTGCGTGTTGGTGTGCCGGTTGCTGGTCGCACACAACCTGAAACACAGACGATGCAAGGGTGTTTCATCAACAGCTTGGTGATTCCGGCTCAGTTTAATGGGGAGCAATCTTTCTCGGGTTTATTGCATCAGGTGAAGTCTTTCACAGAGCAAGCTTTGGGCAGGCAAGACTTCCCATTTGAAATGTTGGTTGAATCACTCGGGATTACTGGGAATTTGCAATACCATCCCGTTTTCCAAACCAGTTTCAACTTCCAGCGCTTTGATGAGGAAGAGCTCTTTGATTGGCAAGGGCTGGATGTTGACCCATTTGATCCAGGTGTTGTGAATGCTCAGCTCGAAATCGGTATAGACATCCAACAGATGTCTGAGAATAAGTGGCTTGGTTTCGTAAGCTATGTGTCACCGATTTTCACACAAGATTTCGCACAAGCGTTACTTGGTCATTGGTTATTACTTTTAGATAGGGTAGCTACAAATAGTGATGGGTTAGTTAGCCAACTTCATTTGATAGACGAGACTGCAGAGCAACAAAACCGAGCATTCAATGACACGTCCCTTGATTGGGGTAGGTTTGTGACGCCGTCACACCAGATTCAGCATCAAGCAGAGAAAACACCTGGCTCGATAGCGCTATCGATGCAAGGTCAAATTCTCACGTATAAAGAGTTTGATAAGCGCGTTAATCAACTAGCAAACTGGTTACGAGATAAAGGCGTGAATTCTGAAACTCGTGTTGGATTAGGGCTTGAGCGTTCGTTTGAATTGGTCATTGGCTTACATGCTATCACTCGTGCTGGTGGTGCCTATGTGCCATTGGATCCGAGTTATCCAGTAGAGCGACTGCAGTATATTCTGCAATCAGCCAACATTGACCTGTTATTGATTGACTCAAACTCGGTGCACTTGTGGCCACAAATCCAAGATTGTGAGTATGTCGATTTAAGCAAGCTTGATGTATCGGGACAACCTTCAGTACCACCTTTGGTTCACTGGCATCCAGAGCAGGCGTTGTATGTGATCTTTACTTCTGGTTCAACGGGTTTGCCCAAAGGGGTGGTAAACACTCAAGCTGCATTACAAAACCGTTTGAATTGGATGCAACAAGAATATGTACTCAATGAGTCCGATTGTGTGTTACAGAAAACCCCATTTAGCTTTGATGTCTCGGTGTGGGAGTTCTTCTGGCCATTGATGACTGGTGCACGACTAGCGATCGCACCGCCAGAGGCTCATCGTCAGCCAAGTGTGTTATCTGAAGTCATTCAACAAGAACAAGTGACAACACTTCACTTTGTGCCGTCGATGTTGAATGCATTTTCGGTTGAAACCAATATCTCCGATTGTGTGTCACTCAAACGTATTATCTGTAGTGGAGAAGCATTGCCTGCCGATCTTGTTGAGCAGGTGCTTAGTCATGCACCTGTCGAACTGCACAACCTTTATGGACCCACGGAAGCGGCGATTGATGTCACGTATTGGCCTTGTGAGTTGCCAGTTTCTAAACGTATCCCAATAGGTTATGCGATCAGTAACACGCAACTTTATGTCCTTGATGACAATTGGAACCCGGTACCCATTGGTGTGCCCGGTGAACTGTATTTAGCGGGCATTGGATTAGCGCGTGAATATCTAGCTCGACCGGATTTAACGGCTGATCGATTTATACCGAATCCATTTGGAGAAGCTGGCAGTCGAATGTATCGCACTGGTGACCAAGTGGTGCAACTGGCCGATGGTCGTTTGGAGTATTTAGGTCGCTTGGATAACCAAGTCAAAATTCGCGGTTTACGAATCGAGCTAGAAGAAATTGAGAATGTGATTAACCAACTCGACTGGGTTGAAGAGTCTGCGGTTATTGCATTTAAACATCAGACTGGTGACCAATTGGTTGGTTATGTTGTTGATGCGAGTTGGAGTGAAGACAAACAAACGTTGGTGAAACAGCACTTATCGGAACATTTACCCGATTACATGGTGCCAACGATACTGATTGGGTTGAGCGACATGCCGCTCTCTCCTAATGGCAAACGAGATAGAAAAGCGTTACCAGCGCCTGAATGGCAATCAATCAAATACCGCGCACCGGAAACGGAGTTGGAAATGTGGTTTTCGACTAACTGGGAAGAGGTTCTAGAGGTCTCTCAAGTGGGCTTGGACGATAACTTCTTTGCACTGGGTGGTCATTCTTTATTAGCGACTCGTGTGGTAGCTAAAGCGCATCAAGAGCTTGGTTTGGAAGTGGCACTTAAAGACTTTTTCGAAGCCAATAGCCTGCAGGCACTAACGGATAGTTTGCAAGCACAATATCAAACACAAAATGAACATGAACAAGACGAATTCGATGCCATGGCAGCATTGATGGACGAACTGGAGCTGCTATGAATTACCCAAGAGATAAAAGCCACCTAAAAGATCAGAGCGATCTACAAACAAAGAGCCAGTCAAAAACGATGACTCAACCTAAAGCCACTAGCCAAGGGAAAATCGACAAACACGCGTTAGCGAACCGATTTTTACAATTGGGCAAACCAGAACAAATCAAGTTCATCGAACTGCTGAGTAATAAAGGTTTGGATTTCGAAAAGCTACCTATTGTTTCGGTTGGTAGTGAACAGAAAGTCGCGTTGTCGCCAGCGCAGCAACGCCTGTGGGATATCTATTGCTTGGATAAGGGCAACAGTGCCTATCACATGTCTGGCACGTTTCAGGTAAATGGAGATTTGGATACAGAGCGGTTAACGCATCTCGTCAATAAAGTGTTGGAGCGGCATGATGTATTACGAACACGCTTTATAACTAACGCCACCGAGCAGGTTATTCAGTTTGTCGACAAAGCTGCGGTTATGCATCCGGTGAGTGTTGATGCTAAAAGTTGGAATCAAGAGCAAGTTCAAGATGCACAACAAGCGTTTATCGCGAAGGGCTTTGAGCTTGAAACTGAATTGCCGATACGTATGCAATGTTTGCAATTGAGTGACGGTTTGTGGAAGTTGCAACTCGTCATGCATCACATTGTTTCAGATGGTTGGTCGATAGGTGTGTTCTTAAATGAGCTGATAACCCTTTATCAACAAGGAGCATTACCGGAATTACCCATTCAATATCGTGACTACTCTCACTGGCAAAGTGCCTTGTTAGACGCGGGTAATGGGCATAAACATGTTGAGTTTTGGAAGGAAGAACTTGCAGGGGCAGATTCAACCTTGTTGTTCCCTTGGCATAGTGAAGTTACACCCAACCAAAGACGTATCGCCGATACCATCACTTATGAATTGAGTGAGTCGCAGTCTCACAAGCTAAAGCAGATTGCCCGTCAATTGTCGGTGACAACTTCAAGCCTATGGTTGGGTGTTTGGCAGGCGGCTTTAGCGAAAGTCACGTATCGCGAAGATATTTCAGTTGGCGTACCGATGGCGAATCGGATACGCCATGAGGTTTCCAACCTGATTGGCTTTTTTGTGAATACCATGGTGATTCGTCAATCTATAACAACTAGTAGTTCATTATCTGACGTTATTGAAGGCGCTCACAACAAAGTACTCGAGGCGCAAGAACATCAATTGCTACCATTTGATCAATTGGTCAATGCTCTGATTAATGAACAAAAGAACATTCAGCCAAAGAGTAAAGAACCGACGAATAGCCAGCAAAAACTTTTTGATAGAAAAGCGGGCCAAACTCCGCTGTTTCAAGTGCTGTTTAATCATCAAAATTCATTGGCTGATGATATTCAGTTAGATAACCAACTTACGCTGTCGGCAGAAGACCAAAGTGGTGAATTTGCGTTATTCGATATCGCATTAGATGTTCGCGAGACTGAACGAAGAACACGTATCGTGCTGACTTATTCCAAGGATCGAATCGATTCAGAAACCATGGTTGAGCTGAATGCCGTACTTGAAAACCTGATTGGTGAATTGGAATACAACGCAGATACAAGTTTAGTGCAAATTAATCACCTGACGTCACATGATGCATCCGCGTTAGAGAGGTTATCGCAACCTGAAGGGCAATGGAGCTTTAAATCGATTATCGAATTGATCGAAGCTCAAATGAAAGCACAGCCAAATGCCATCGCATTAAAACATCAAGATCTTGAATTGAGCTATCAGCAATTGGATTCAGCTTCATCCCAACTCGCTTTCAAACTCATCGCCCAAGGTGTGCAGCGCGATCAAGCTATCGGTGTACTCTTTGAAAGAGGCGTTGAAATGATTGTTGCTATGGTCGCAGTGATGAAAGCGGGTGGGGCGTTTTTACCACTGGATCCAGACTACCCAACCGAGCGTCTGGCTTTCATGATTCAGGATTCGAAGGCTGGCTTTGTGATCACCCAACGAGGCTTAGAATTACGTTGGCAAAACATTCATTCTGAGTTTGATGTCTCCTCGTCTCAACCAGATTCATTCGTTTATGGTTCACAAGACTTAAATAACTCACTAGATCAACGGTATGAACAAGACCAAGCAGACAAACAGAGTGAACTCACACCAACCATACTCCCTGAACAGCTGGCTTACATCATTTATACCTCAGGTTCTACAGGTAAACCCAAAGGCGTGGCGATTAACCATATTGGCTTGTCGATGCACGTTCAAACCATTGGTAAGCAGTATGGTATGACATCAGAAGATGTTGAGCTTCATTTTGCTTCGATTAGCTTTGATGGTGCTGTTGAGCGTTGGACAGTGCCGTTAGCGTTTGGTAGCAAGCTTGTGATCCGAGATCAAGAATTGTGGAGTGTAGAGAAAACCTGCGAAGTGTTGTGCGATGACAAGATCACCATTGCCTGCTTTCCACCAAGTTATGTAGGCCCTTTGCTGGATTGGATTGAATATCAAAAACCACCTCTCAATGTTCGTTCTTGGACATTAGGTGGCGAAGCCTTTACCGCAGAAACTTATCAACGCTTGCAAAAGGTCGTGAACCCTCCGCGTATTATTAACGGCTATGGTCCAACAGAAACCGTTGTCACACCGATGATTTGGCGCGCATACCCTCAAGATAAATTGGACTGTGCGTATGCTCCAATTGGTCAGCCTGTTGGTGAACGTCGTTTGTACATATTGGATTCACAGCTTAATAAGGTGGCGTTTGGCAAAGTCGGGGAGTTGTATATTGGCGGAGAAGTGGGGCTTGCTCGTGGTTACTTGGAAAAGCCAGACTTAACTTCTGAGCGTTTCATGCCTGATCCGTTTACCAATACGGGTAATGGCAGTAACGAATCAATGGGCGAGCGTATGTATAGAACTGGTGATCTGGTTCGTTGGAATCACGATGGCGTGATGGAATACATAGGACGCGTAGATCAACAGGTTAAGATCAGAGGGTTTCGCGTTGAGTTAGGCGAAATCGAAAGCCGCCTCCAAGCAATATCTAAGGTTGAACATTGTGTTGTGGCTGTGAAAGAAGCTGGCCAACAAAAACAGTTGTTTGGTTATTTGCAGAGTAGTGAACCTGATCGCTTTAATCTTGATGACATTCTAGAAGCGCTTTCACGAGAGTTACCTGATTACATGATACCAAGCCAATTAATGGTGCTAGATAAACTGCCTTTAACACCGGCAGGAAAAATCGACAGAATATCTCTGCCGACGATTAGCGGGAGCGCCCAATCGATTGTGGCGCTTACGTTGCCTCAAACCGAGCAAGAGTCGTTGCTCGTAGAGATATGGCAGCAACTGCTAGGTATCGAGGAAGTAAGCTGCACGGATAACTTCTTTGCGTTGGGTGGGGATTCTATACTTTGCTTGCAAATGGTGAGCAAAGTACGCGTTGCGGGTTACAACTTAACACCACAGCAAGTGTTTGAAGCTAAGTCCTTAAGTGATCTGGCGTGCATGCTTGATATCCATAAAGTGGCAAAAGAGCGTGTTCTGACTGAAGAACCGTTTGGATTGATGCCGATACAAGCACACTTCTTTGCTCAAGAGTTTGCAGAACCTGATCATTGGAATCAGCATATTTGTGTTGAGCTTAAACAAGACATGAATACCGACTATTTGGAATTGGCGATTCAAGCGTTGGTAAAACAACACCCAAGTTTGAGGTTGGCGTTTAATCAGTATCAGGGTAATTGGAAGCAACAGTATCAATCTTATCAAGAACGCCAGTATCTATGGTTAAGCTCTGTGAAGTCCGATGATGAGTTTTCTGTGTTTGCACAAGAGATCCATCAAAGTATGGACATCGGGGCTGGAAGGTTGATTCAAGCTGGATATGCAGAATTTACTGAAGCACCGAATCGTTTGATGATAGCGATTCACCACTTAGCAGTGGACGGTGTGTCTTGGCGAATTCTATTAGATGACCTTTGGAAAGCTTATCAACAGCAAATTGCAGGACAAGCGATCGATCTGATGCCGAACTCGAGTGCAATGGATGAAACCGTTCAAGAAATTGATAAGTGGTCATCAAGCGAGCAAGGGAAGTTGATGCAATACACTTGGCATGAACTAACCCAAAAATCGGCTGATTCCATAGAAAATAAACAAGAGATAATTCCTGCTCTTTATCAAGACAAACAAGTCTACAAAACTGAGTTATCGAATGATCTAACACAAACGTTGTTACGTGTTTCATATACCAGTCACGGGGATATCCAAAGCGTGTTGATTGCTGCGTTAGTGTCAGCATTAACGAGTGAAGGCCAACAGGAAATTGCTCTGTATCTAGAGGGACATGGTCGAGAAGCATCTGTTTTTTCAGGTGTTGATCTATCACGAATGGTGGGTTGGACGACAAGTTTGTACCCAATGATTGGGCATTTCCAACCTGATATTCTTGGTGTGCTCAACCACACTCATGACTATCTAGAGAACGTTAAGCAAGATGGCGGTATCGGCTATGGCGTCAGGTATTTAAACAAAAAGACTAATGATAGTTATCGAGCAAGTGCAACGTTTAACTATCTCGGTCAGTACTCAAGTGACGGGTTT is a genomic window of Vibrio sp. FE10 containing:
- a CDS encoding non-ribosomal peptide synthetase produces the protein MTQPKATSQGKIDKHALANRFLQLGKPEQIKFIELLSNKGLDFEKLPIVSVGSEQKVALSPAQQRLWDIYCLDKGNSAYHMSGTFQVNGDLDTERLTHLVNKVLERHDVLRTRFITNATEQVIQFVDKAAVMHPVSVDAKSWNQEQVQDAQQAFIAKGFELETELPIRMQCLQLSDGLWKLQLVMHHIVSDGWSIGVFLNELITLYQQGALPELPIQYRDYSHWQSALLDAGNGHKHVEFWKEELAGADSTLLFPWHSEVTPNQRRIADTITYELSESQSHKLKQIARQLSVTTSSLWLGVWQAALAKVTYREDISVGVPMANRIRHEVSNLIGFFVNTMVIRQSITTSSSLSDVIEGAHNKVLEAQEHQLLPFDQLVNALINEQKNIQPKSKEPTNSQQKLFDRKAGQTPLFQVLFNHQNSLADDIQLDNQLTLSAEDQSGEFALFDIALDVRETERRTRIVLTYSKDRIDSETMVELNAVLENLIGELEYNADTSLVQINHLTSHDASALERLSQPEGQWSFKSIIELIEAQMKAQPNAIALKHQDLELSYQQLDSASSQLAFKLIAQGVQRDQAIGVLFERGVEMIVAMVAVMKAGGAFLPLDPDYPTERLAFMIQDSKAGFVITQRGLELRWQNIHSEFDVSSSQPDSFVYGSQDLNNSLDQRYEQDQADKQSELTPTILPEQLAYIIYTSGSTGKPKGVAINHIGLSMHVQTIGKQYGMTSEDVELHFASISFDGAVERWTVPLAFGSKLVIRDQELWSVEKTCEVLCDDKITIACFPPSYVGPLLDWIEYQKPPLNVRSWTLGGEAFTAETYQRLQKVVNPPRIINGYGPTETVVTPMIWRAYPQDKLDCAYAPIGQPVGERRLYILDSQLNKVAFGKVGELYIGGEVGLARGYLEKPDLTSERFMPDPFTNTGNGSNESMGERMYRTGDLVRWNHDGVMEYIGRVDQQVKIRGFRVELGEIESRLQAISKVEHCVVAVKEAGQQKQLFGYLQSSEPDRFNLDDILEALSRELPDYMIPSQLMVLDKLPLTPAGKIDRISLPTISGSAQSIVALTLPQTEQESLLVEIWQQLLGIEEVSCTDNFFALGGDSILCLQMVSKVRVAGYNLTPQQVFEAKSLSDLACMLDIHKVAKERVLTEEPFGLMPIQAHFFAQEFAEPDHWNQHICVELKQDMNTDYLELAIQALVKQHPSLRLAFNQYQGNWKQQYQSYQERQYLWLSSVKSDDEFSVFAQEIHQSMDIGAGRLIQAGYAEFTEAPNRLMIAIHHLAVDGVSWRILLDDLWKAYQQQIAGQAIDLMPNSSAMDETVQEIDKWSSSEQGKLMQYTWHELTQKSADSIENKQEIIPALYQDKQVYKTELSNDLTQTLLRVSYTSHGDIQSVLIAALVSALTSEGQQEIALYLEGHGREASVFSGVDLSRMVGWTTSLYPMIGHFQPDILGVLNHTHDYLENVKQDGGIGYGVRYLNKKTNDSYRASATFNYLGQYSSDGFAHWCTPIADGSLPQSGLNQMLTPLVVNSQVVSGQLSLSWEFAKTHYSLADIEQIAEQYVERLTALVSAMNALNSNQCNANPLLVEKLNNTTDENEPVFCIHPVTGRVTGYQRLAQALEGDRSVFGIKSQSFISESVFDSSFKDMADTYFQTIKQIQPRGPYRLVGWSLGGALAQEISLRLEKNGDDIAFVGLLDCYVPGTEVAEDQWDSPTSKTKLMEHISLLLGSITEAQGQRCLELLDSVPPPRWPEVFNTWLAENNFDHYMADNAKQMLYSWAVEQHMRALCSGYQLPNIKTQLHCWWAGQPNGRSELLSKGLNKHNNLQYSSVIDTDHLGIVQNNKVIKDLYRHLYCE